The Afifella aestuarii genomic interval CGCAAAACGGGCAAGGGCATCTTCGGTGTTGCCGGCGACGTCGGCCATCAGGCCGGCATGGATGAGCTTGAACGGCTCGTACCAGCTTTCGCCTTCCAGACTGTCGACGAGGGCGATCGCCTCATCCGTTTTGCCTTGGCCCGTCAATGCCCAGGCTTTCAGGAGCGTCGCCGTCAATGCAGCGAGCGCGCCCTGATCGTTGCCCTGAAGCGTCTTGATCGAGGCTGCGAACTTTTTCTGCTTGAGAAGATCCGCGGTGACGATGAAGCTCGCGATCTGACTGTCGGGCGCTTTCTTGACGAGGATTTTCGCCATAGGCAGTGCCGTCTTCAGATCGCCCCCCGCGGTGGTCAGGACGACGGCGCGCTCCAGCCAGGCCGCGTTGTTCGGATCCGCTTCATAGGCCTGCTGGTAGAACTCCGCGCCATGCGTGACGTCCTTGGTTTCGTCAGCCACCCGCGCGGCGAGAAATATCCCGGCAAGGCTCGTGAGCTCGACCGGATCGTCGTCGCTCTTGGCCGCTGCCATGGCGGGGGTCGCGAAGGCCGCGGCCAGCAGACAGGCCGCAACGAAAGGCCGCAAAGCTGGCACGGTCCGGAAAGATGTCATGCGGGATCTCCAGTTGGGGTCCACGGTCAAACAATTGGCTATCGCCGGCCCCATTAAATAGGCACCGGCAGGCTTGCCGGTACCCTGCCTTGCCCCCGCACTCGCAGAATTCCCAGTCCAGGACTCAATGAACGCGCGCCACGCAAAATTCAACTGCTTCCAGGAGAGCCGCCTTTTCCGGGCTCTCCGGGGCCGGGGCGAGAGCGTCGCGGGCCATGGCGCCGTAATGTTTGGCGCGATCGACCGTGTCGGCGAGCGCCGAGGTCTCGGCGAGACGCGACATGGCGCCTGCCAAAGCTTCGTCGTCGGTCTGGCCTTCCACGAGGGTGCGGCGCCAGAATTCGCGATCCTCCGGCGAGCCACGGCGATAGGCGAGCACGACCGGGAGAGTGAGCTTACCCTCACGGAAATCGTCGCCGACATTTTTGCCGAGCGCCGGTGTGGCGCCGCCGTAATCGAGCGCGTCGTCGATGAGCTGGAAGGCGATGCCGAGATTGGCGCCGAACGAACGGAAGGCAGCGCGGGTGGCGCGGTCGGCGCCGGCGACGATCGGGCCGACTTCGGCCGCAGCCTGGAAGAGGGCCGCCGTCTTGCCGCGGATCACCTCAAGATACTCGTCTTCCGTCGTTTCCGTGTTCTTGGCCGTGCCGAGCTGCATCACTTCGCCTTCGGCGATCGTGGCGGAAGCCTCCGAGAGGACGCGCAACGCGTCGAGCGAGCCGACGTCGACCATCATCTTGAAGGCCTGGCCGAGCAAGAAATCGCCGACGAGAACGGTTTCCTTGTTGCCCCACAGAAGACGCGCCGTGCGCTTGCCGCGGCGGGTGTTGCTTTCGTCGACGACGTCGTCGTGGAAAAGCGTCGCCGTGTGCATGAATTCGACGGCGGCGGCGAGGCGGACATGGCCCTCGCCCTCATAGCCGAGCGCCCGCGCGCAGGCGACGGTCAGCATCGGCCGCATGCGCTTGCCGCCCGAATCGACCAGATAGCGCGCCACCTCCGGTATCAGCGTGACTTGCGATCCGGTCCGCTCTAGGATCAGGCGATTGACCGCATCCATGCCGTCTTGCGTGCATTCCACAAGCGGTTCAAGCGAAGCCGTGCCTGCTTTCCGCTCTCCGAGCGAGAGGATAACGCCCAATTGACAACTCCTTGCTGTTTCAAAGGGTAGAACGGATAAGCCGCCGCGCAAAGGGACAGATTGCACGCGCCCTACAAGGCTGACGGAATCCAGGCAACTGCCCCCTTTTACACATGCCCCCTTATGACCCGCCCCTATATGACCGGAGCGTGACTGGATGGAAGAGCTTATCCGCACCAACGACCTCGCGCTGATCTCTTTTGTGGAGGCGCTTTTGCGTGATGCCGACATACGTTACTCCGTCGTCGACGCCAATATGAGCATCATGGAAGGCTCGCTCGGCATATTGCCGCGACGCGTTCTGGTCGATGCCTCGCGCCGCGACGAAGCGAAGGCGATCCTGCGCGATGCCGGGCTCGACAAGGAGTTTTCCCTGGGCCTCGGCAGCGATTGAGCGATGAGCGCAGACGAGAGGACGGTCGAGACGCACGGCTTTCTGGGGGCGCGGATCGCGCTCGTCAAACCGGCGAGCGGCCACCGGCCGGGATTGGACGCAGCCTTGTTGCAGGCGGCGGTTTCGCCGCAGCGAAAAGGTGTCTGCGTCGAGTTCGGCTGTGGCACCGGCGCCGTGGCGCTCTCGGTTGCAGCTCGCGCTGCGGAGCTTGAGGTCGTCGGCGTCGATATCGACGAGGTCGCGGCCCACCAGGCCGAGGAGGCGCGTCGGCTTCCGCCAAATCGGGCCTTCGCCGAGCGCGTGAGGTTTGTGGCGGCCGATGTGACGGAGCCGCAACTGGGTGAGCGACTTCTTTCAGCTCGCGTCGATCTCGTCCTCATGAACCCGCCGTTTTATGCTGCTTGTGAAGTGAGCGCCTCGCCCGACCAGCGCCGCCGGGTGGCGCATCAGGCCGAGGTGGATCCTCTGCCGCGCTGGATTGCCGCGGCTTCGTCTCTGCTCGTTCGGAAGGGCGATATCGCCATCGTCCATCGGGCCGACCGGCTCGCCGCCATCTTGAAGGCACTCGCGGCTCATCGCTTCGGCAGCATGAAAATCCTGCCGTTTCATGCCCATGCAGGCGAGGCGGCGGGACGTGTGTTGGTTTCGGCCCGTCTTGAGGGGAAGGCACCGCTGGTGCTCGGCGCCGGCATCGTCCTCCATGAAGCCGATGGGGCATGGACGCAGGCGGCCGGTGCGATCCTGCGCGGGGAGGCGGATTTCGGTCTTCTTTAAAGCGCCGAAGCGTCACGGCATCTGGCAAATTCTCGCGGCATGACCATCTTGCCGAGACGATCTTTGATGAATTTGAGAGTTTGGAAGACAGATGGCGAATTGGTTGCACAGTCTCCTGCCGGGCGTATTCAAGGCTGAGCCCGTGGTTCCGGTCATCAGAATGTCGGGCACGATCGGCCGGGGCAGCCGCTTCCGGCCGGGTCTCACGCTCGCCTCTGTGGCGGGACCGTTGAAAAAGGCCTTCGACAACAAGAAGGCCGAGGCCGTGGCGATCATCATCGATTCGCCAGGCGGCTCGCCGGTTCAGTCGCACATGATCTACAAGCGCATCCGCGCCCTCGCCGAGGAAAAGCAGAAGCGGGTGTTCATCTTCGTGGAGGATGTGTGCGCCTCCGGCGGCTATATGATCGCCTGTGCCGGCGACGAGATCATCGTCGACCCGGCCTCGATCGTCGGCTCGATCGGCGTGGTCTCGGCCGGGTTCGGCTTCGTCGATGCGATCCACAAGCTCGGCGTCGAGCGCCGCGTTTATACGTCGGGGGAATCGAAGGTGATCCTCGATCCGTTCCAGCCGGAAAAGCCGGAAGACGTGCGCCGCCTCAAAGTCATTCAGGAAGAGGTGCACGAGCTCTTCATCGATCTCGTCAAGAAGCGTCGCGGCAGCGTGCTCGCCGACGATCCCGAGATCTTTTCGGGGCTTTTCTGGTCCGGCAAGACGGCCGTCTCGCTGGGGCTTGCGGATCGTCTCGGTGATATGCGTCACGTGCTGCGCGAGAAGTACGGAGACAAGGTGCGCCTGAAACTCATCGGCGCGGAGAAGAGTTTCTTCGGCATGCGCCCCGGCCGCGTCGGTGCAGGTCTGGCCGCTGCGGCGGGCGAGGGCTTCCTCGATACGCTCGAAGAGCGTAGTCTCAGGCAGCGTTTCGGAGGTTAGAACGATGCCCCAGTTCATCGCTCTCGGATTGATCGCCGCCGGCGGCTATTACGCGTTCAAGGTTCTGAAGCGGGAGATGGCGCGCGTCGATCGTGAGGTGCGCGCCGCCGAGAAGGTGCGGGCCGACGACCGTGGCGAGCTTCTCGTGCGGGATCCGGAAACCGGCCATTATCGTCCGCGCGAGGAACGGTGAGGGCGTCATGAACGCGCCGGCAAAGGCGGCAAAACCGGTCGGCTCGGGCCTCTGGACGGCCGATCAGTTTCTGGAATTCTACATGACGCGGCCGGACGAAGAGCGCTGGCAGCTCGTGGATGGCCTCGCCATGATGATGGTTCCCCCTGATGTCGAGCATCATAAGATCGGCAAACGCCTGACGCGACTTCTGGATGATGCCCTGGCCATGAGCCATCCCGAGTGGGAAGCCTTCGAGGAAATGGGAGTGCGGATTGCCGGCGTTGCCGATTTCAATCCTGAGCCCGATGTCGTGGTCGTGCCCACAGCCGAAATTTCGGGGAATTATGCGACAATCTTCTTCCTGGCCGCGGAAGTGATTTCCCCGTCCAACACTGCAGAGATGATCGCCCGCAAGATCGAGCTCTATCAGCGCCATCGCGACAATCTCTATTGCCTCACCGTCGCGCAGGACGAGGTGAGGGTGCGGCTGTGGTCACGCGAAACGGAATGGGAGATGACGGAGTTCACCTCCCTGGACGACAGGCTCTGTCTGCCGGCTTTCGGCTTCGATGCGACACTCGCCGAGATCTACCGTGGTACGAAGCTGGTCGGCTGAGGCTCAAAGGCGTTTCACGAGGAGGACCCAATTCGTACCTGCGTTCTCCCAGTCCTCCTTCACCATCTGCCGGGATGCCGTTTCGAGATAGCGGCAGCTTTCATAGAGTTTGCGTGCGCGGACGTTGGCATCTGAGACGATAATGGAGAGGCCACTTGTCCTGGCTTCGGCGGCAAGACGATCTGCGACCTGGAGAAGTTCGCGGGCGAAACCTTTGCCGCGATGCTCTGGATAGGTCGCAAGCACGTTCACGTACCAGGTTCCCGGAGCGAGGTTTTCGAGTTCTTGCAGAGGCACGAACATCGCTGGCATATCGGCGGGATCGAATGCTTCCGGTGTCTCGGGGAGAGGATAGCCGATGAGCGCAGCCGCCACTTTCTCGTCGGTCTCGCGCACGATCGTATTGCGATAGGAAAAGCTGCCTTCCTCACGCTGCGCGCGCTGGCGCCCGATCTCCCAGACATCCTCGCCCGCCTTTGCCATGCGGCGCCAGAGATAGACGGGCAGTCCCTCTCCGGCCATGTTGACGAGTTCGGCCATTGCCGTGGCATCGTCCTTGGTCGCCGCTCTGATCGGAGATGTTTTTTGAGCTGGCTTCATTCGCATTGCACCCTTTGCTGCCAAAGCGTGACGCCCCGCCGACCGGCGCATCCGTGATTATTCCATGCGCCAGGCCATGCTTAGGCTTCGGCTCAAAAGGCGCGCTTACATTCCGACATAGATCGGACCCTCGCCCCCCTGCGGCGGAACCCAGGTGATGTTGCGGTTCGGATCTTTGATGTCGCAGGTTTTGCAGTGGACGCAGTTCTGCGCGTTGATGACGAAGCGCGGTTCAGCCCCGTCTTCCTGCACCCATTCGTAGACCCCGGCCGGGCAGTAGCGGGCCGAAGGGCCGGCGAAGACTGCCCATTCGCTCTCCTTCTGCATCATCGGATCGGTGAGCCGCAGGTGCACCGGCTGGTCCTCTTCATGGTTGGTGTTCGACAAAAACACCGACGAGGGCTTGTCGAAGGTGATGACGCCGTCGGGTTTCGGATAGTCGATCTTTGGGCATTCGGAGGCAGGCTTCAGGCAGGCATAATCGGGCTTCTCGTGGCCCATCGTGCCGAAGAAAGAGAAGCCGAAGAGCGAGTTGGTCCACATATCGAGGCCGCCGAGCATCACGCCAAGGCGCGTGCCGAACCGTGACCAGAGCGGCTTCACATTGCGCACCTTTTTGAGGTCGTGACCGATTTCAGATTCGCGCCAGCTCGCCTCGAAGCTCTCCACCGTGTCGTGACTGCGCCCTTCACCCAGAGCGCCGGCCACATGTTCCGCCGCCAGCATGCCCGACAGCATGGCGTTGTGCGTGCCCTTGATGCGCGGAACGTTGACGAAGCCCGCCGAGCATCCGATCAGTGCGCCGCCGGGGAAGACGAGCTTCGGCACGGATTGGATGCCGCCCTCGGTGATCGCGCGTGCGCCGTAGCTGATACGCTGACCGCCCTCCAGGAGGCTCTTGATCGCCGGATGCGTCTTGAAGCGCTGGAACTCCTGAAACGGCTCCAGATGCGGGTTCTCGTAGTTCAGATGCACGACGAAGCCGATCGCCACCTGGTTTTCCCCGAAATGGTACAGGAAAGAGCCGCCGCCCGTTTTGTTGTCGAGCGGCCAGCCGAAGGAATGCTGGATGAGGCCCGGCTTGTGCTTGTCCGGTTCGACTTCCCAGAGCTCCTTGAGTCCGATGCCGAATTTCGCCGGCTGGCGACCCTCGTCGAGCGCGAAGCGGGCAATGAGCTCCTTGGCAAGGGAGCCGCGGGCGCCTTCGCCGATCAGCGTGTAGCGGCCGAGAAGCGCCATGCCAGGCTGATAGGCGGGGCCCGGCTTACCGTCGCGCCCGATGCCCATGTCGCCGGTCGCGACGCCAATGACGGCGCCCTTGTCGTCGGTCAGAATTTCGGCGGCGGCAAATCCAGGATAAATCTCCACACCGAGCCCTTCGGCGCGCGCCGCGAGCCATTG includes:
- a CDS encoding DUF2007 domain-containing protein; this translates as MEELIRTNDLALISFVEALLRDADIRYSVVDANMSIMEGSLGILPRRVLVDASRRDEAKAILRDAGLDKEFSLGLGSD
- a CDS encoding electron transfer flavoprotein-ubiquinone oxidoreductase, whose translation is MEAAETPERESMKYDVVIVGAGPAGLAAAIRLKELDEKISVVVLEKGSEVGAHILSGAVIDPIGLDKLIPDWRDDPDRPLTTHVTEDRFLYLTEKGATKLPNILMPKLMNNHGSYIGSLGRLTQWLAARAEGLGVEIYPGFAAAEILTDDKGAVIGVATGDMGIGRDGKPGPAYQPGMALLGRYTLIGEGARGSLAKELIARFALDEGRQPAKFGIGLKELWEVEPDKHKPGLIQHSFGWPLDNKTGGGSFLYHFGENQVAIGFVVHLNYENPHLEPFQEFQRFKTHPAIKSLLEGGQRISYGARAITEGGIQSVPKLVFPGGALIGCSAGFVNVPRIKGTHNAMLSGMLAAEHVAGALGEGRSHDTVESFEASWRESEIGHDLKKVRNVKPLWSRFGTRLGVMLGGLDMWTNSLFGFSFFGTMGHEKPDYACLKPASECPKIDYPKPDGVITFDKPSSVFLSNTNHEEDQPVHLRLTDPMMQKESEWAVFAGPSARYCPAGVYEWVQEDGAEPRFVINAQNCVHCKTCDIKDPNRNITWVPPQGGEGPIYVGM
- a CDS encoding GNAT family N-acetyltransferase — its product is MKPAQKTSPIRAATKDDATAMAELVNMAGEGLPVYLWRRMAKAGEDVWEIGRQRAQREEGSFSYRNTIVRETDEKVAAALIGYPLPETPEAFDPADMPAMFVPLQELENLAPGTWYVNVLATYPEHRGKGFARELLQVADRLAAEARTSGLSIIVSDANVRARKLYESCRYLETASRQMVKEDWENAGTNWVLLVKRL
- a CDS encoding tRNA1(Val) (adenine(37)-N6)-methyltransferase, which encodes MSADERTVETHGFLGARIALVKPASGHRPGLDAALLQAAVSPQRKGVCVEFGCGTGAVALSVAARAAELEVVGVDIDEVAAHQAEEARRLPPNRAFAERVRFVAADVTEPQLGERLLSARVDLVLMNPPFYAACEVSASPDQRRRVAHQAEVDPLPRWIAAASSLLVRKGDIAIVHRADRLAAILKALAAHRFGSMKILPFHAHAGEAAGRVLVSARLEGKAPLVLGAGIVLHEADGAWTQAAGAILRGEADFGLL
- a CDS encoding S49 family peptidase; protein product: MANWLHSLLPGVFKAEPVVPVIRMSGTIGRGSRFRPGLTLASVAGPLKKAFDNKKAEAVAIIIDSPGGSPVQSHMIYKRIRALAEEKQKRVFIFVEDVCASGGYMIACAGDEIIVDPASIVGSIGVVSAGFGFVDAIHKLGVERRVYTSGESKVILDPFQPEKPEDVRRLKVIQEEVHELFIDLVKKRRGSVLADDPEIFSGLFWSGKTAVSLGLADRLGDMRHVLREKYGDKVRLKLIGAEKSFFGMRPGRVGAGLAAAAGEGFLDTLEERSLRQRFGG
- a CDS encoding Uma2 family endonuclease encodes the protein MNAPAKAAKPVGSGLWTADQFLEFYMTRPDEERWQLVDGLAMMMVPPDVEHHKIGKRLTRLLDDALAMSHPEWEAFEEMGVRIAGVADFNPEPDVVVVPTAEISGNYATIFFLAAEVISPSNTAEMIARKIELYQRHRDNLYCLTVAQDEVRVRLWSRETEWEMTEFTSLDDRLCLPAFGFDATLAEIYRGTKLVG
- a CDS encoding polyprenyl synthetase family protein, translating into MGVILSLGERKAGTASLEPLVECTQDGMDAVNRLILERTGSQVTLIPEVARYLVDSGGKRMRPMLTVACARALGYEGEGHVRLAAAVEFMHTATLFHDDVVDESNTRRGKRTARLLWGNKETVLVGDFLLGQAFKMMVDVGSLDALRVLSEASATIAEGEVMQLGTAKNTETTEDEYLEVIRGKTAALFQAAAEVGPIVAGADRATRAAFRSFGANLGIAFQLIDDALDYGGATPALGKNVGDDFREGKLTLPVVLAYRRGSPEDREFWRRTLVEGQTDDEALAGAMSRLAETSALADTVDRAKHYGAMARDALAPAPESPEKAALLEAVEFCVARVH